The Comamonas piscis region TGCAGGCGATGGCGGCGGCTAGTGCGAGTGCGCCCATATGCGCAGTGGGCAGGGCGGGCGAGCGGCGGAGTGGCATAGGATCCTTGGAAGGGCAGATAGAAAAATCGAGGTTTCCAAGGTATGTAGAGCGAGCACCAAAAAGTGTTCATTTATTTTTGCGAGGCGGGGGCTAATGTGGGGCCGATGCGCTGCTGCGCGGTGCCAGAAGGGCTGCCGGGACGAGGCCGGGCGTCTCAGGCGGCTTCGATCACGACCAGCCAGCCGCGCTGGTAAACGCGCACTGTGATGGGCAAGGTTGCCGCCAGCGCATCAAAGGCGCGGTCGCTGTCGTCCAGCGCATAGTTGCCATACACCCGCAGCGCAGCGGCCTGGGGGCTGATGCGGATAAAACCCCGGCGGTAGGCGCGCAGCGCCTGCACCACCTCGCCCAGCGGCTGGTTGTGCACCTCCAGCATGCCGCGCTGCCAGGCGGCCTCTGCCTGGGGTTGGATGTCTTCGGCTTCGATGGACAAGGTATCAAAGCGCGCGCTGCGGCCTTCTTCCAGCACCTGGCTGGCACCGGCCACGGTGGTCAGGCGTGTGGCGTGCTCCAGCATGCCGACGCGGGTGTAGCGGGTGGTAGCGTCTTCCAGCCGCACAGAAAAGCGGGTGCCCAGCGCCTGGATGCTGCCATGCGGGCTCAGCACCTCAAACGGCGGCAGGCCGTTGCTGGCGGTCTTGGCCTGCACCAGCAGCGCACCCTGGCGCAGCTTGACCCGGCGGCGGTCTGGGCCAAAGTCCAGGTCCACGGCCGATCGGGCATCCAACAGCAACTCACTGCCATCGGGCAGGGTAAAGCTCTGGCGCTCCCCAGTGCCGGTGCGCAGGTCGGCCGTCATCTGGCGCCAGGGCATCTGGCGGTCGGCCAGCAGCAGGGCACCGGTGGCGACACCTCCCACAGCCAATGCGCCGCCCAGCAAGCGCCGCCGGTCATGGCCCCGGCGCTGGGCATGCGCGAGCGCCTGGCCCATCACATCGCCCATCGGGGCAGTGGGCTTGGGTGTAACCACGGCGCGGGCAGCACCAAACTGCGCATGCAGGCTGCCGCTCAGCCGCTGCCAAACTGCCTGGTGCTGGGGATGCGCGGCAAGCCAGGCCCGGTGGCGGGCCTGGTCGGCCTCAGTCATCTCGCC contains the following coding sequences:
- a CDS encoding FecR family protein; protein product: MSARPEPALDPISEAAVDWLVQFHSGEMTEADQARHRAWLAAHPQHQAVWQRLSGSLHAQFGAARAVVTPKPTAPMGDVMGQALAHAQRRGHDRRRLLGGALAVGGVATGALLLADRQMPWRQMTADLRTGTGERQSFTLPDGSELLLDARSAVDLDFGPDRRRVKLRQGALLVQAKTASNGLPPFEVLSPHGSIQALGTRFSVRLEDATTRYTRVGMLEHATRLTTVAGASQVLEEGRSARFDTLSIEAEDIQPQAEAAWQRGMLEVHNQPLGEVVQALRAYRRGFIRISPQAAALRVYGNYALDDSDRAFDALAATLPITVRVYQRGWLVVIEAA